In Sander lucioperca isolate FBNREF2018 chromosome 21, SLUC_FBN_1.2, whole genome shotgun sequence, the following proteins share a genomic window:
- the LOC118494117 gene encoding uncharacterized protein LOC118494117, giving the protein MGDAQSRMEREKAELDDFRKQIKDSPDLRVNKTIVMFTGVSSSDNLTQHYKKRKMEAGQFAAGMIKSLLEILGDLTPVPALAGLGALAISIYIDSASPPEESMKDALRSVFAEEKASEVWDQIDECLKRCMMHINNDHELVTDIKRIEVQLSIALTKLKNSMVRDGHMSSQALKAWVNGAAFHIQMLIHLVRLGGTQTCDPVESLLSTYLRDLDTLFKEHKEMIEDKCSGQRAPSRLIDEESNVYHIAHDSYDKYFDVYYNQRYMRQMCDIERYFSDVKENLQTLVDQRGYLKVD; this is encoded by the coding sequence ATGGGTGATGCACAGAGCAGAATGGAGAGGGAGAAGGCAGAACTGGATGATTTCAGGAAGCAAATCAAAGACAGTCCAGATCTGAGAGTCAACAAGACCATTGTGATGTTCACTGGTGTTTCGTCTTCAGACAATCTGACACAACACTACAAGAAGAGGAAAATGGAGGCGGGCCAGTTTGCTGCAGGCATGATCAAGAGCCTGCTGGAGATACTGGGCGACTTGACACCAGTTCCTGCACTGGCGGGCCTCGGAGCGCTGGCTATCTCCATCTACATCGACTCAGCTTCCCCGCCTGAGGAGAGCATGAAGGACGCTCTGCGGAGCGTGTTTGCCGAGGAGAAGGCCTCCGAGGTCTGGGATCAGATCGACGAGTGCCTGAAGAGATGCATGATGCACATCAACAACGACCACGAACTGGTGACTGACATCAAACGGATCGAGGTCCAGCTGAGCATCGCCCTCACCAAGCTGAAGAACTCCATGGTGAGGGACGGCCACATGTCGTCTCAGGCTCTGAAGGCCTGGGTGAACGGGGCAGCCTTCCACATCCAGATGCTGATTCACCTGGTGAGACTCGGAGGGACTCAGACCTGCGACCCTGTGGAGAGTCTCCTCTCTACTTACCTGAGAGACCTGGACACACTGTTCAAAGAGCACAAGGAAATGATCGAGGATAAGTGCAGTGGGCAGCGAGCCCCTTCTCGTCTGATTGATGAAGAGTCAAATGTGTATCACATAGCTCATGACAGCTATGATAAATACTTTGATGTTTATTATAATCAGAGATACATGAGGCAGATGTGTGACATCGAGCGTTACTTCAGTGACGTAAAAGAGAACCTGCAGACGCTGGTTGATCAGAGAGGATACTTAAAGGTCGACTGA